A stretch of Enterobacter cloacae complex sp. ECNIH7 DNA encodes these proteins:
- the dcuR gene encoding two-component system response regulator DcuR, translated as MINVLIVDDDAMVADLNRLYVNRVEGFSCCGVASTLNQAEAIINNPGHPVDLVLLDVYMQQDNGLDLLPVIRASGRPIDVIMISSAADAATIQTSIHYGVVDYLIKPFQFPRFEEALNGWKAKHSLMGSHQYYEQADVDRLIHGGAPELADSKKLPKGLTPQTLRTICQWIDAHPETEFSTDDLANAVNISRVSCRKYLIWLAQINILFTSIHYGATGRPVYRYRLQPEQTGLLKQYCQ; from the coding sequence GTGATAAATGTATTAATTGTCGATGATGACGCCATGGTAGCCGACCTCAACCGTCTGTATGTCAACCGTGTTGAAGGTTTTAGCTGCTGCGGCGTCGCCTCCACGCTAAACCAGGCCGAGGCCATCATTAATAACCCCGGGCACCCTGTCGATCTGGTGCTGCTGGATGTCTATATGCAGCAGGATAACGGGCTGGATCTGCTGCCCGTTATTCGCGCATCCGGGCGCCCAATCGATGTGATTATGATCTCGTCGGCTGCCGACGCCGCCACGATCCAGACCTCTATCCATTACGGGGTGGTGGATTATCTGATCAAGCCGTTCCAGTTCCCGCGCTTTGAAGAGGCGCTGAACGGCTGGAAGGCAAAGCACAGCCTGATGGGTTCGCACCAGTATTATGAGCAGGCCGACGTCGACCGGCTGATCCACGGTGGGGCGCCGGAACTGGCGGACAGTAAAAAGCTGCCGAAGGGGTTAACGCCGCAAACGCTGCGCACGATTTGCCAGTGGATTGACGCTCACCCGGAGACGGAATTTTCTACCGATGACCTGGCTAACGCCGTCAATATCTCCCGCGTATCCTGCCGTAAATACCTGATTTGGCTCGCGCAAATCAACATTCTGTTCACCAGCATTCATTATGGTGCCACCGGGCGTCCGGTGTATCGCTATCGTCTCCAGCCGGAGCAGACCGGCCTGCTCAAGCAATACTGTCAGTAA
- a CDS encoding flavocytochrome c: protein MSTNERILSPFTLPNGTELKNRLLMAPMTTCTGYFDGTVTSELVEYYRARSGSIGTIIVECCFVDDLGLAFPGAIGIDNDEKIAGLAKIAEAIKSKGSKALLQIYHGGRMVDPKLIGGRTPVGPSAVAAPREGAATPVALTAEEVEGMIGKFGEAVRRAIQAGFDGVEIHGANTYLIQQFYSPNSNQRDDEWGGSRDNRAKFPLAVLDITHKMVRQYADDAFIIGYRFSPEEMEVPGIRFDDTMYLLEKLAARGVDYLHFSVGATLRPSIVDTQDPTPLIEKYCAMRSETLAQVPVMGVGGVVNASDVNEALDHGYDLIAVGRATIAYPDWTDRIAAGESLELFMDSTKREELSIPEPLWRFSLVEAMIRDMSMGESKFKPGTFAEKVQDDANELVINVSLETDRIADIELASGPSEDVEFVTSFEEIRTRILDANTPHVDAITGATSQSEAVKKAVSKAMLKSSKALAAEEGVDPNETRSVDVVVVGSGGAGLAAAIQAHDEGASVLIVEKMPTIGGNTIKASAGMNAAETRFQRVKGIQDSKELFYQESLKGGGNKNNPELLRRFVENAPQAIEWLATRGIMLNDITTTGGMSIDRTHRPKDGSAVGGYLISGLVRNVNKRNIEVMLDTSVSDIIFENGEVTGVRLTTEENETVTVATKSVIVATGGFSANSQMVVKYRPDLEGFVTTNHKGATGGGIALLERIGAGTVDMGEIQIHPTVEQNTSYLISESIRGGGAILVNQKGERFYNEMSTRDKVSASIIALPEKYAYIVFDEHVRAKNKAADEYIAKGFVTSASSPKALAEALGMDYHAFLATLERYNGFVEKQHDDDFGRTTALRAPINEGPFYAIQIAPGVHHTMGGVTINTETCVLDSNHNVLPGAFAAGEVVGGIHGGNRIGGNAVADIIIFGTLAGHQAAMRSKKQ from the coding sequence ATGAGCACTAACGAACGCATTCTTAGCCCTTTCACATTACCGAATGGTACTGAACTGAAAAACCGTTTGTTAATGGCCCCTATGACAACCTGTACCGGCTATTTTGACGGCACCGTCACCAGCGAGCTGGTGGAGTACTATCGTGCCCGTTCCGGCAGCATTGGCACCATCATTGTGGAATGCTGCTTCGTCGACGATCTCGGTCTCGCCTTCCCGGGTGCCATCGGTATTGATAATGACGAGAAAATCGCCGGGCTGGCGAAAATCGCAGAGGCCATTAAATCCAAAGGATCTAAGGCGCTGCTGCAAATCTACCACGGCGGCCGCATGGTCGACCCAAAACTGATTGGTGGCCGCACCCCGGTTGGCCCGAGCGCCGTAGCCGCGCCGCGTGAAGGTGCCGCAACGCCGGTAGCCCTGACCGCAGAAGAAGTGGAAGGCATGATCGGCAAATTTGGTGAGGCCGTGCGCCGCGCCATCCAGGCCGGTTTCGACGGCGTGGAAATCCACGGGGCGAACACCTATCTGATTCAGCAGTTCTACTCACCGAATTCAAACCAGCGCGATGACGAGTGGGGCGGCAGCCGCGATAACCGCGCGAAGTTCCCGCTGGCCGTGCTGGACATTACCCACAAAATGGTGCGCCAGTACGCGGACGACGCGTTTATTATTGGCTACCGCTTCTCCCCTGAAGAGATGGAAGTCCCGGGCATCCGCTTTGACGACACCATGTACCTGCTGGAAAAACTGGCGGCGCGCGGCGTGGACTATCTGCACTTCTCCGTCGGCGCGACCCTGCGTCCTTCCATTGTTGACACTCAGGATCCAACTCCGCTTATCGAAAAATACTGCGCGATGCGTTCTGAAACGCTGGCGCAGGTTCCGGTCATGGGCGTGGGCGGCGTGGTGAATGCTTCCGATGTGAATGAAGCGCTGGATCACGGTTACGACCTGATTGCCGTTGGCCGCGCCACCATCGCTTATCCGGACTGGACAGACCGCATTGCGGCCGGGGAAAGCCTGGAGCTGTTTATGGACAGCACCAAACGCGAAGAGCTCAGCATTCCTGAACCGCTGTGGCGCTTCTCGCTGGTAGAAGCGATGATCCGCGACATGAGCATGGGCGAATCCAAATTCAAACCGGGTACCTTTGCTGAGAAAGTGCAGGATGACGCTAACGAACTGGTGATTAACGTCAGTCTGGAAACCGACCGCATTGCGGACATTGAGCTGGCCTCCGGCCCGAGCGAAGACGTTGAGTTTGTGACCAGCTTTGAAGAGATCCGTACCCGCATTCTGGATGCCAACACCCCGCACGTGGATGCTATCACCGGCGCAACCAGCCAGAGTGAAGCGGTGAAGAAAGCGGTCTCTAAAGCGATGCTGAAATCCAGCAAAGCGCTGGCCGCGGAAGAGGGCGTCGACCCGAACGAAACCCGCAGCGTGGACGTGGTCGTTGTCGGCAGCGGCGGCGCCGGTCTGGCGGCAGCGATCCAGGCTCACGACGAAGGCGCGAGCGTGCTGATTGTCGAGAAAATGCCGACCATCGGCGGGAACACCATTAAAGCCTCTGCCGGTATGAACGCCGCCGAAACCCGCTTCCAGCGCGTGAAGGGCATTCAGGACAGCAAGGAGCTGTTCTATCAGGAAAGCCTGAAAGGCGGCGGCAACAAGAACAACCCGGAACTGCTGCGTCGCTTCGTCGAAAACGCGCCGCAGGCAATTGAGTGGCTGGCAACGCGCGGCATCATGCTGAACGACATCACCACCACCGGCGGGATGAGCATCGACCGTACTCACCGTCCAAAAGACGGTTCTGCGGTGGGCGGCTACCTGATCAGCGGCCTGGTGCGTAACGTCAACAAACGCAACATCGAGGTGATGCTGGATACCTCCGTCAGCGACATCATCTTCGAGAACGGCGAAGTGACCGGCGTACGTCTGACCACCGAAGAGAACGAAACCGTCACCGTGGCAACCAAAAGCGTGATTGTTGCCACCGGCGGCTTCAGCGCCAACAGCCAGATGGTGGTGAAATATCGTCCGGATCTGGAAGGGTTCGTCACCACCAACCACAAAGGGGCAACCGGCGGCGGCATCGCGCTGCTGGAGCGCATCGGGGCGGGTACCGTGGATATGGGCGAAATTCAAATTCACCCAACCGTTGAGCAAAACACCTCGTACCTGATTTCCGAATCCATTCGCGGCGGCGGGGCGATTCTGGTCAATCAGAAAGGGGAGCGCTTCTACAACGAAATGTCGACCCGCGATAAGGTCTCGGCGTCAATCATCGCGCTGCCGGAGAAATACGCATACATCGTCTTTGACGAGCACGTACGTGCCAAAAACAAAGCCGCGGATGAGTACATCGCAAAAGGTTTCGTGACCAGCGCCAGCTCGCCAAAAGCCCTGGCAGAAGCGCTGGGTATGGATTACCACGCTTTCCTCGCGACGCTGGAACGTTACAACGGCTTCGTTGAAAAACAGCATGATGACGATTTTGGTCGTACCACCGCGCTGCGTGCGCCTATCAACGAAGGGCCATTCTACGCCATTCAGATTGCGCCGGGCGTGCACCACACCATGGGCGGCGTGACCATCAACACCGAAACCTGCGTGCTGGACAGCAACCACAACGTGCTGCCAGGCGCGTTTGCGGCCGGTGAAGTGGTCGGCGGGATCCACGGCGGTAACCGTATCGGCGGTAACGCAGTGGCAGATATCATTATTTTTGGTACGCTTGCAGGACATCAGGCGGCTATGCGTTCGAAAAAGCAGTAA
- the fumA gene encoding class I fumarate hydratase FumA: MSNKPFFYQNPFPLSHDDTEYYLLTKEHVSVAEFDGQEVLKVEPEALTLLAQQAFHDAAFMLRPSHQKQVAAILNDPEASQNDKYVALQFLRNSEIAAKGVLPTCQDTGTAIIMGKKGQRVWTGGGDEAALSQGVYNTYIEDNLRYSQNAALDMYKEVNTGTNLPAQIDLYSVDGDEYKFLCMAKGGGSANKTYLYQETKALITPAKLKNYLVEKMRTLGTAACPPYHIAFVIGGTSAEATLKTVKLASTRYYDALPTEGNEHGQAFRDVQLEQELLQEAQNLGLGAQFGGKYFAHDIRVIRLPRHGASCPIGMGVSCSADRNIKAKINRDGIWIEKLEHNPGQYIPESLRQQGEGDVVSINLDKPMNEILAQLSAHPVSTRLSLNGTIIVARDIAHAKLKELLDNGEELPQYVKDHPIYYAGPAKTPEGYASGSLGPTTAGRMDSYVDLLQSHGASMIMLAKGNRSQQVTDACHKHGGFYLGSIGGPAAVLAQNSIKSLECVAYPELGMEAIWKIEVENFPAFILVDDKGNDFFQQIQNKQCAGCSQR, translated from the coding sequence ATGTCGAATAAACCGTTTTTTTATCAGAACCCCTTCCCTCTTTCCCATGACGACACCGAATACTACCTGCTGACCAAAGAGCACGTCTCCGTTGCCGAATTCGACGGTCAGGAAGTGCTGAAAGTGGAGCCGGAAGCCCTGACCCTGCTGGCGCAGCAGGCCTTCCACGATGCCGCGTTTATGCTGCGTCCTTCCCATCAGAAGCAGGTTGCCGCCATTCTCAACGACCCGGAAGCCAGCCAGAACGACAAATACGTTGCCCTGCAGTTCCTGCGTAACTCTGAAATTGCCGCAAAAGGCGTACTGCCAACCTGCCAGGATACCGGCACCGCGATCATCATGGGTAAAAAAGGCCAGCGCGTCTGGACCGGCGGCGGTGACGAAGCCGCGCTGAGCCAGGGCGTGTATAACACCTACATTGAAGATAACCTGCGCTACTCGCAAAATGCGGCGCTGGACATGTATAAAGAGGTGAATACCGGCACCAACCTGCCCGCGCAGATCGATCTCTACAGCGTGGACGGGGACGAATACAAATTCCTGTGCATGGCAAAAGGCGGCGGTTCTGCCAACAAAACCTACCTCTATCAGGAAACCAAAGCGCTGATCACCCCGGCGAAGCTGAAAAACTACCTGGTTGAGAAGATGCGTACCCTGGGCACTGCGGCCTGTCCGCCTTACCATATCGCGTTTGTGATTGGCGGTACGTCAGCGGAAGCCACGCTGAAAACCGTGAAGCTCGCTTCCACGCGCTACTACGACGCGCTGCCGACGGAAGGTAATGAACACGGCCAGGCGTTCCGCGATGTTCAGCTCGAACAGGAACTGCTCCAGGAAGCGCAGAACCTCGGCCTCGGCGCGCAGTTCGGCGGTAAATACTTCGCCCACGATATCCGCGTGATCCGCCTGCCGCGCCACGGCGCCTCCTGCCCAATCGGCATGGGCGTCTCCTGCTCCGCAGACCGCAACATTAAAGCGAAGATCAACCGCGACGGGATCTGGATTGAGAAGCTGGAACACAACCCGGGCCAGTATATTCCTGAATCACTGCGCCAGCAGGGCGAAGGCGACGTGGTGAGCATCAATCTGGACAAGCCGATGAATGAGATCCTGGCGCAGCTTTCCGCGCACCCGGTCTCTACCCGCCTGTCGCTGAACGGTACCATCATCGTGGCGCGCGATATTGCCCACGCGAAGCTGAAAGAGCTGCTCGACAACGGTGAAGAACTGCCGCAGTACGTTAAAGATCATCCGATTTACTACGCAGGCCCGGCCAAAACGCCGGAAGGCTACGCGTCCGGCTCACTCGGCCCGACCACGGCTGGCCGTATGGACTCGTATGTGGACTTACTGCAATCCCACGGCGCGAGCATGATCATGCTGGCGAAAGGCAACCGCAGCCAGCAGGTAACCGACGCCTGCCATAAGCACGGCGGATTCTACCTGGGCAGCATTGGCGGCCCGGCGGCGGTGCTGGCGCAAAACAGCATTAAGAGCCTGGAATGCGTCGCATATCCGGAGCTGGGAATGGAAGCCATCTGGAAAATTGAAGTCGAGAACTTCCCGGCGTTTATCCTGGTGGATGACAAAGGCAACGATTTCTTCCAGCAGATCCAGAACAAACAGTGCGCGGGTTGTTCACAGCGCTAG
- a CDS encoding anion permease, translating to MNTKTAVTPPVANQASNGNAKRLLMMALPVIVAVLLLFVPVPEGLPPYAWHYFAIFVGVIVGLIFEPLPGAVIGLTGVVAIALCSQWVLFSPDQLADPKFKLAGASFKWAVSGFGNSTVWLIFGAFMFAAGYDKTLFGRRLALILVKYLGRRSLTLGYAITFADLLLAPFTPSNTARSGGTIYPIIANLPPLYGSKPNDPSARKIGSYLMWVAITAACITSSMFLSALAPNLLALALVKSTVGIDISWGTWFLAFLPLGILLILTMPLLAYWFYPPEVKVNNEVPLWATRELEKLGKLSRNEILLLVFVCCALLMWIFAAAWIEPAMAALLIVGLMLWTGVLEWNDITGNKAAWNTFVWFATLVALADGLSSTGFISWLGKEGGLLMSGISPGVATIVLLLAFYLLHYLFASTTAHTTALLPAMLTIASTIPGMNMEVFVLLMVTSLGVMGIITPYGTGPSPIYYGSGYLPTKDYWRLGTIFGAIFLATLLLIGYPWMSMMF from the coding sequence ATGAATACAAAAACTGCTGTAACGCCCCCTGTGGCGAATCAGGCATCAAATGGAAACGCAAAACGATTGCTGATGATGGCGCTACCCGTCATCGTCGCCGTACTGCTGCTGTTTGTTCCCGTTCCTGAAGGCTTGCCGCCTTACGCATGGCACTACTTCGCCATCTTTGTCGGCGTGATCGTCGGTCTGATCTTCGAACCGCTGCCGGGTGCGGTGATCGGCCTGACCGGCGTGGTCGCCATCGCCCTGTGCAGCCAGTGGGTGCTGTTCAGCCCCGATCAGCTGGCTGACCCGAAATTCAAACTGGCGGGCGCCTCCTTTAAATGGGCGGTGAGCGGGTTTGGTAACTCTACCGTCTGGCTGATTTTCGGTGCCTTTATGTTCGCCGCAGGCTATGACAAAACCCTCTTCGGCCGCCGTCTGGCGCTCATTCTGGTGAAGTACCTCGGCCGTCGCAGCCTGACGCTCGGTTACGCCATTACGTTTGCGGACCTGCTGCTGGCACCGTTCACCCCGTCCAACACCGCGCGCAGCGGCGGGACCATCTACCCGATTATCGCTAACCTGCCGCCGCTGTACGGTTCAAAACCGAATGACCCAAGCGCGCGTAAGATTGGTTCATACCTGATGTGGGTGGCGATCACCGCCGCCTGTATCACCAGCTCAATGTTCCTCTCCGCCCTCGCGCCAAACCTGCTGGCCCTGGCGCTGGTGAAAAGTACGGTTGGGATTGATATCTCCTGGGGCACCTGGTTCCTCGCCTTCCTGCCGCTGGGTATCCTGCTGATTCTGACCATGCCGCTGCTGGCCTACTGGTTCTACCCGCCAGAAGTCAAAGTGAATAACGAAGTGCCGCTGTGGGCGACCCGCGAGCTGGAAAAACTGGGCAAACTGTCCCGCAACGAAATTCTGCTGCTGGTGTTCGTGTGCTGTGCTCTGCTGATGTGGATCTTCGCCGCCGCGTGGATTGAGCCTGCCATGGCGGCCCTGCTCATCGTCGGTCTGATGCTGTGGACCGGCGTGCTGGAGTGGAACGATATCACTGGTAACAAGGCCGCATGGAACACCTTCGTCTGGTTCGCCACCCTGGTTGCGCTGGCGGATGGCCTCTCCTCTACCGGCTTTATCAGCTGGTTAGGTAAAGAAGGCGGTCTGCTGATGAGCGGTATCTCTCCGGGCGTGGCGACCATCGTTCTGCTGCTGGCGTTCTACCTGCTGCACTACCTGTTTGCCAGCACCACCGCGCACACCACGGCGCTGCTGCCAGCGATGCTGACCATCGCCTCCACCATCCCTGGCATGAATATGGAAGTGTTCGTTCTGCTGATGGTGACTTCGCTGGGCGTGATGGGGATCATCACCCCATACGGTACTGGCCCAAGCCCGATTTACTACGGTAGCGGCTACCTGCCAACCAAAGACTACTGGCGCCTCGGCACCATCTTCGGTGCCATCTTCCTGGCGACCCTGCTGCTGATTGGTTATCCGTGGATGTCCATGATGTTTTGA
- a CDS encoding FAD:protein FMN transferase: MPDDHRVYSYSAVLMGSPILLKLFSHDEALASRVFRLIKQYEDLLTVNRAHSQVMDINHAAGQHPVTVSRPVFELIRCAKAASLFRDSAFNLAIGPLVKRWKIGFQGDSVPPAEEIASLLAITRPEDVLLDEASSSVFLTRAGMEIDLGAIAKGYIADRVRDYLHKEGAELGLINLGGNIQTLGSPEGSWSVGLKKPFAGDALIGTMTVENLSVVTSGTYERYFEQNGKRYHHILDPRTGYPLDNELDSVTIVSKDSIDGDIWTTLMYGMGVEKGCAVLRSRPDIEAIFVTKTKEVVISSMHHFRFTLLDNDYRVTDSIA; encoded by the coding sequence ATGCCTGATGACCATCGCGTTTACAGCTACTCCGCCGTCCTGATGGGCTCACCCATTCTCCTGAAACTCTTCTCCCACGATGAAGCCCTCGCGTCCCGCGTGTTTCGCCTGATCAAACAGTACGAAGATCTGCTCACCGTTAACCGCGCGCACTCGCAGGTGATGGACATTAACCATGCGGCTGGTCAGCATCCGGTTACCGTCAGCCGGCCGGTGTTTGAGCTGATCCGCTGTGCAAAAGCGGCAAGCCTGTTCAGGGACAGCGCCTTTAACCTGGCGATAGGTCCGCTGGTGAAGCGCTGGAAAATTGGCTTTCAGGGGGACAGCGTTCCGCCGGCGGAGGAAATCGCGTCGCTGCTGGCGATAACCCGTCCTGAAGATGTCCTTCTTGATGAGGCCAGCAGCAGCGTGTTTCTGACCAGAGCGGGGATGGAGATCGATCTGGGGGCCATTGCCAAAGGCTATATCGCCGACAGGGTGCGTGATTACCTGCATAAAGAGGGCGCTGAGCTGGGGCTGATCAACCTCGGTGGAAACATTCAGACGTTAGGCTCGCCGGAAGGGAGCTGGAGCGTGGGGCTGAAAAAACCGTTCGCCGGTGACGCGCTGATCGGCACGATGACCGTAGAGAACCTGTCCGTCGTGACGTCTGGAACCTACGAGCGCTACTTTGAGCAAAACGGCAAGCGCTATCACCATATTCTCGATCCGCGCACCGGGTATCCGCTGGACAACGAGCTGGACAGCGTGACGATTGTTTCGAAAGACTCTATCGACGGCGATATCTGGACCACGCTGATGTACGGCATGGGGGTAGAGAAGGGCTGCGCTGTGCTGCGCTCTCGTCCTGATATCGAAGCGATTTTTGTGACCAAAACAAAAGAAGTGGTGATCTCATCGATGCACCACTTCCGTTTTACCCTGCTGGATAATGACTACCGCGTTACTGACAGTATTGCTTGA
- a CDS encoding MFS transporter has product MFSSTSPATVRSKAGAILRVTSGNFLEQFDFFLFGFYATYIAHTFFPASSEFASLMMTFAVFGAGFLMRPIGAIVLGAYIDKVGRRKGLIVTLSIMAAGTFLIVLIPSYQSIGLWAPLLVLTGRLLQGFSAGAELGGVSVYLAEIATPGRKGFYTSWQSGSQQVAIMVAAAMGFALNALMEESAIREWGWRIPFLFGCLIVPFIFFLRRKLEETEEFSARRQHLEMRQVFKTLLGNWQVVVAGMLMVAMTTTAFYLITVYAPTFGKKVLMLSASDSLLVTLLVAISNFIWLPVGGALSDRFGRKPVLIAMALLALATSYPALTLLASAPSFSMMLIVLLWLSFLYGLYNGAMIPALTEIMPAEVRVAGFSLAYSLATAVFGGFTPVMSTALIEYTGDKASPGYWMSFAAVCALLATLYLYRRRAVSLQNTVKSQGAV; this is encoded by the coding sequence ATGTTTTCCTCAACCTCACCTGCAACCGTACGCTCGAAAGCGGGCGCCATACTTCGCGTGACGTCCGGCAACTTTCTTGAGCAGTTCGATTTCTTTCTTTTCGGCTTCTATGCCACCTACATCGCCCACACGTTCTTCCCGGCAAGCAGTGAATTTGCGTCGCTGATGATGACCTTCGCCGTCTTCGGCGCGGGCTTTTTGATGCGTCCAATAGGCGCCATCGTGCTTGGCGCATATATCGACAAGGTGGGGCGCAGAAAGGGGCTAATCGTCACGCTTTCCATCATGGCGGCGGGGACGTTCCTGATCGTGCTTATCCCCTCTTATCAAAGCATCGGTCTGTGGGCGCCGCTGCTGGTGCTGACGGGCCGTCTGCTGCAGGGCTTTTCCGCCGGTGCGGAGCTTGGAGGCGTCTCGGTTTATCTGGCTGAAATCGCCACGCCGGGGCGCAAAGGGTTTTACACCAGCTGGCAGTCCGGTAGCCAGCAGGTCGCCATTATGGTCGCTGCGGCGATGGGCTTTGCCCTGAATGCCCTGATGGAGGAGAGCGCCATTCGCGAATGGGGCTGGCGCATCCCGTTCCTGTTCGGCTGCTTAATCGTGCCGTTTATCTTTTTCCTGCGCCGCAAGCTGGAGGAGACGGAAGAGTTCAGCGCGCGCCGCCAGCATCTGGAGATGCGTCAGGTCTTTAAAACGCTGCTCGGCAACTGGCAGGTGGTGGTCGCAGGCATGCTGATGGTGGCGATGACCACCACCGCGTTCTACCTGATCACCGTCTACGCCCCCACCTTTGGCAAAAAGGTGCTGATGCTCAGCGCCTCGGACAGTCTGCTGGTCACGCTCCTGGTGGCGATTTCTAACTTCATCTGGCTGCCGGTGGGCGGCGCGCTGTCGGATCGCTTCGGGCGCAAGCCGGTACTGATTGCCATGGCCCTGCTTGCGCTGGCGACCAGCTACCCTGCCCTGACGCTGCTGGCGAGCGCGCCCAGCTTCTCCATGATGCTGATCGTGCTGCTGTGGCTCTCCTTCCTCTACGGCCTGTACAACGGCGCGATGATCCCGGCCCTGACGGAGATTATGCCTGCTGAAGTGCGCGTGGCGGGGTTCTCTCTGGCTTACAGCCTGGCAACGGCGGTCTTTGGCGGCTTTACCCCGGTCATGTCCACCGCGCTGATTGAATACACCGGTGACAAAGCCTCGCCTGGCTACTGGATGAGTTTCGCCGCCGTGTGTGCCCTGCTGGCCACGCTCTACCTCTACCGCCGCCGCGCGGTATCGCTGCAAAACACCGTCAAGTCACAGGGGGCAGTATGA
- a CDS encoding sensor histidine kinase, with product MSDLQPFLTTRKRPMKLNTLVTLMVCAIIASVLLVVFALYSVQITRATRDDVKDTALGIARTLANSPEIQRGLMQPPQADIIQPIAKAVTQRNDLLLTVVTDMRGIRYSHPNEALIGLHFIGNDLEPALEGKENVSVNRGALAEALRVFTPVYDSQHDQIGVVVVGISLKKVEDQIARGRLNAVWTILFSIFMSSMAIWGLVRVLKRILFGLEPYEISALFEQRQAMLQSLREGVLAVDIHGRVTMINQTAREILLLPSGKQTENASAPLLASLREVSKTGAARQDQEISCNGRLLLCNMVPVKSQDRVIGAITTFRDKTEISQLMQRIDGMVNYVDALRSHTHEFMNKLHVILGLLHMKRYDKLEEYIIQTAHNYQTDIGTIQSKVKSPVIAGFLLGKINRAKEAGVTLTLADECQIPDTASEEQVAVLITVLGNLIENALDAMEGQQEGEIGLLLHYQNGWLSCEVSDDGPGIDPAQLEAIFTKGFSTKGENRGVGLFLARQQIQNLGGDITVESEPGVFTQFFVHIPWDSERNIA from the coding sequence ATGAGCGATTTGCAGCCTTTCCTTACGACGCGCAAGCGCCCCATGAAGCTGAACACCCTGGTCACGCTGATGGTGTGCGCGATTATTGCCTCTGTGCTGCTGGTGGTTTTTGCGCTCTACTCCGTGCAAATCACCCGGGCGACCCGCGATGATGTTAAAGATACGGCTCTGGGTATCGCCAGAACGCTGGCCAACAGCCCGGAGATCCAGCGCGGCCTGATGCAGCCACCCCAGGCGGACATCATTCAGCCCATCGCCAAAGCCGTCACCCAACGCAACGATCTGCTGCTCACCGTGGTGACCGACATGCGGGGAATTCGCTATTCGCACCCGAACGAAGCCCTCATCGGCCTGCACTTTATTGGCAACGACCTGGAACCTGCGCTGGAAGGTAAAGAGAATGTCTCCGTAAACCGTGGCGCCCTCGCCGAAGCGCTTCGCGTCTTCACCCCCGTTTACGACAGCCAGCACGACCAGATCGGCGTCGTGGTGGTCGGTATCTCCCTCAAAAAAGTGGAAGATCAGATTGCCCGCGGGCGTCTAAACGCCGTCTGGACCATTTTGTTCAGTATATTTATGAGCTCCATGGCGATTTGGGGTCTGGTGCGGGTCCTGAAACGCATCCTGTTCGGGCTCGAACCTTACGAAATTTCCGCCTTGTTCGAACAGCGTCAGGCGATGCTGCAGTCGCTTCGCGAGGGGGTGCTGGCCGTCGATATTCACGGGCGCGTGACGATGATCAACCAGACCGCCAGAGAAATATTGCTTCTCCCTTCCGGCAAGCAGACCGAAAACGCCAGCGCCCCCCTGCTGGCCAGCCTGCGCGAAGTATCAAAGACGGGCGCCGCGCGCCAGGATCAGGAGATCAGCTGTAACGGGCGTCTATTGCTGTGCAATATGGTGCCCGTTAAAAGCCAGGATCGGGTGATCGGCGCCATCACCACCTTCCGTGATAAAACGGAAATCAGCCAGCTGATGCAGCGTATTGATGGCATGGTTAACTACGTCGATGCCCTGCGCAGCCATACGCACGAGTTTATGAATAAACTGCATGTGATCCTGGGCCTGCTGCACATGAAGCGCTACGACAAGCTGGAAGAGTACATCATCCAGACGGCACATAATTACCAGACGGATATCGGTACGATACAGAGCAAGGTAAAATCCCCGGTTATTGCCGGATTCCTGCTGGGTAAAATCAATCGGGCGAAAGAAGCGGGCGTCACCCTGACGCTGGCGGATGAATGCCAGATACCGGATACCGCGAGCGAAGAGCAGGTCGCGGTGCTGATCACCGTGCTGGGTAACCTCATTGAAAACGCGCTCGACGCGATGGAAGGACAGCAGGAAGGTGAGATCGGCCTGCTGCTGCATTATCAGAACGGCTGGCTCAGCTGCGAAGTGAGCGACGATGGCCCCGGCATTGATCCCGCTCAGCTGGAGGCTATTTTTACAAAGGGCTTCTCAACAAAAGGTGAAAACCGCGGCGTTGGGCTGTTCCTTGCGCGCCAGCAAATCCAGAACCTCGGCGGTGATATCACCGTCGAGTCTGAGCCCGGCGTTTTTACCCAATTTTTTGTTCACATCCCCTGGGATAGCGAGAGGAATATCGCGTGA